A genomic segment from Neobacillus sp. YX16 encodes:
- the aroE gene encoding shikimate dehydrogenase yields MKKLFAVLGDPIGHSMSPIMLNDILSYYEIDAHYHPFHVRRDELETVVKGLKAIGISGFNITIPHKSTIIPFLDEIDELALSIGAVNTVVNENGKLVGYNTDGYGFIKGLNPYMTSFSDKKVLVIGAGGAARAIYFTMAKMKPLAIDIANRTVLKAQELLDACPYESSSKALSLEEAELYLNEYDVVIQTTMIGMYPKISEMPISLKLLKSQSLVCDIIYNPLETQFLMEARQKGATVQNGVEMFVYQGALAFEKWTGIFPDVKRMRENVLQQLGGVKC; encoded by the coding sequence GTGAAGAAACTTTTTGCGGTTTTGGGAGATCCAATTGGCCACTCGATGTCACCAATTATGCTCAATGATATCTTATCCTATTATGAAATCGATGCTCATTATCATCCTTTTCATGTTCGAAGAGATGAATTAGAAACAGTTGTTAAGGGACTAAAGGCGATTGGTATATCAGGCTTTAATATAACGATACCTCATAAAAGCACAATCATTCCTTTTTTAGATGAAATTGATGAATTAGCTTTAAGCATTGGGGCAGTTAATACGGTTGTAAATGAGAACGGAAAATTGGTCGGCTATAATACAGATGGATATGGGTTTATTAAGGGATTAAATCCTTATATGACATCTTTTTCTGACAAGAAAGTATTGGTTATTGGTGCTGGAGGGGCGGCAAGAGCGATTTATTTTACAATGGCGAAAATGAAGCCTTTGGCAATTGATATTGCGAATCGAACTGTCCTTAAAGCCCAAGAACTCCTTGATGCATGTCCATATGAATCAAGCTCAAAAGCCTTATCTTTAGAGGAGGCAGAACTTTATTTGAATGAATATGATGTGGTGATTCAGACGACGATGATAGGGATGTACCCAAAAATTTCGGAAATGCCAATTAGCCTAAAACTTTTAAAGTCCCAATCCTTGGTTTGTGATATTATTTACAACCCGTTAGAGACCCAATTTTTAATGGAAGCAAGACAAAAGGGAGCAACTGTTCAAAATGGAGTTGAAATGTTTGTTTATCAAGGAGCGCTTGCTTTTGAGAAATGGACAGGAATATTCCCAGATGTAAAAAGAATGAGAGAAAATGTACTACAACAGCTTGGAGGCGTGAAATGTTAA
- the yqeH gene encoding ribosome biogenesis GTPase YqeH — translation MGCGVKVQTENPEELGYAPASALEKDSIICQRCFRLKHYNEVQDVSLTDDDFLKILNGIGQTDALIVMIVDIFDFNGSWLPGLHRFVGNNKILLVGNKVDLLPKSVKHNKLINWMKQESKQLGLRPEEVFLVSAEKGKYIRETAAAIDEMRNGKDVYVVGCTNVGKSTFINRIIKEVTGEGDIITTSHFPGTTLDIIKIPLEDGKALIDSPGIINHHQMAHFVDKKDLKVITPKKEIKPKVFQLNEGQTLFFGGLARFDYISGGRTSFVCHISNEINIHRTKTDNADELYENHLGEMLAPPRKDELGSFPELVKQEFTIKDAKTDVVFSGLGWITINEPGVKVAAYVPKGVQTLTRKSLI, via the coding sequence ATGGGCTGTGGAGTAAAAGTTCAGACTGAAAACCCCGAGGAATTAGGCTATGCACCAGCATCAGCACTCGAAAAGGATAGTATTATTTGTCAGCGTTGTTTTCGCCTAAAGCATTACAACGAAGTTCAGGATGTCAGTTTAACCGATGATGACTTCTTGAAAATATTGAATGGCATTGGACAGACTGATGCCCTGATTGTTATGATCGTGGATATTTTTGATTTTAATGGAAGCTGGCTGCCAGGATTACACCGTTTTGTGGGAAACAACAAGATTCTGCTAGTGGGCAATAAGGTAGATCTATTGCCGAAATCAGTGAAACATAACAAATTGATTAATTGGATGAAACAAGAGTCAAAACAGCTTGGGCTAAGACCTGAAGAAGTTTTCTTAGTCAGTGCTGAAAAAGGTAAGTACATTAGAGAAACAGCGGCTGCCATAGATGAAATGCGGAATGGAAAAGATGTCTATGTGGTAGGATGTACAAATGTAGGGAAATCTACATTTATTAATAGAATTATCAAAGAAGTTACCGGAGAGGGAGATATTATCACCACCTCACACTTCCCTGGAACTACTTTAGATATTATCAAAATTCCACTTGAGGATGGCAAAGCATTGATTGATTCACCTGGAATTATCAATCATCATCAAATGGCACACTTTGTAGATAAAAAGGATTTAAAAGTGATTACACCGAAAAAGGAAATTAAGCCAAAGGTGTTTCAATTAAATGAGGGACAAACCCTGTTTTTTGGGGGATTAGCTCGATTCGATTATATTAGCGGAGGCAGGACTTCATTTGTCTGCCATATCTCAAATGAAATAAATATCCATCGGACAAAAACAGATAATGCAGATGAGTTGTATGAAAATCATCTTGGAGAAATGCTCGCTCCACCTCGAAAAGATGAATTAGGATCATTTCCTGAATTAGTGAAACAAGAATTTACGATTAAGGATGCCAAAACAGATGTAGTCTTTTCAGGTCTAGGCTGGATCACCATAAACGAACCAGGAGTAAAGGTAGCAGCATACGTGCCTAAGGGTGTACAAACCTTAACCCGTAAATCTTTAATCTAA
- a CDS encoding YqeG family HAD IIIA-type phosphatase, which translates to MLKKFLPDEHVKSILDIHPEDLKKRGVKGIITDLDNTLVEWDRPNATPELVKWFEQIKKHNILVTIVSNNNEMRVKEFSDPLQIPFIFQARKPMVRAFNKALSQMGIKKEEAVVIGDQLLTDVLGGNRSGFHTILVVPVAQTDGFFTKFNRFAERRILNWFRRKGMIQWED; encoded by the coding sequence GTGTTAAAGAAATTTTTGCCTGATGAGCATGTAAAAAGCATATTAGATATTCATCCCGAAGACTTGAAAAAAAGAGGGGTTAAGGGGATCATTACTGATTTGGATAATACGCTTGTGGAATGGGATCGTCCAAATGCCACTCCTGAACTTGTCAAATGGTTTGAACAAATAAAAAAGCACAATATACTTGTTACAATTGTTTCTAATAATAATGAAATGCGAGTAAAGGAATTCTCCGATCCATTACAAATTCCTTTCATATTTCAAGCACGTAAACCCATGGTGCGAGCGTTTAATAAGGCTCTTTCTCAAATGGGGATTAAAAAAGAAGAAGCAGTTGTCATTGGGGATCAGTTATTAACGGATGTTTTAGGTGGAAATCGAAGCGGATTTCATACGATTCTAGTGGTCCCTGTTGCGCAAACGGATGGGTTTTTTACTAAATTTAACCGTTTTGCTGAGCGAAGAATTTTGAATTGGTTTAGAAGAAAAGGGATGATTCAATGGGAGGATTAA
- a CDS encoding sporulation histidine kinase inhibitor Sda has protein sequence MRKLSDELLIESYYKARELNLSPEFIHLIETEIHRRSLFNKMKISS, from the coding sequence TTGCGTAAACTGTCAGATGAGTTATTAATTGAATCTTATTATAAAGCAAGAGAATTAAATCTAAGTCCTGAGTTTATCCATCTTATCGAAACAGAAATTCATCGTCGTTCACTATTCAACAAAATGAAAATTTCATCTTAA
- a CDS encoding phosphatidylserine decarboxylase, producing the protein MFKHVYRLMIELTNGKWTSVILQRFARSRISRFVVPSFAKIYKLNLEEMEKSLHEYHTLHDLFIRTLRKEVRKIDTNENTVVSPVDAVIEDVGSINQTSEMVVKGKTYSIQEMLGSQETVNKYLHGTYMILYLSPSHYHRIHSPIEGTIVKQWTLGSKSYPVNKMGLKYGVRTLAKNYRMITEVKTASGHVAIVKVGAMFVNSIEKTHKGMTLQKGEEMAYFSFGSTIVLLFQKETFILDSTIHTPKDIRIGERIGVMAAQNGGAN; encoded by the coding sequence ATGTTTAAGCACGTTTATCGACTAATGATAGAACTTACCAATGGGAAGTGGACATCAGTTATTTTACAGCGCTTTGCCCGTTCTAGAATCAGCAGATTTGTTGTCCCTTCGTTCGCGAAGATTTATAAATTAAATCTGGAAGAAATGGAAAAGTCTCTGCATGAGTATCACACACTTCATGATTTATTTATTAGGACGCTGCGAAAAGAAGTTCGAAAAATTGACACAAATGAAAACACGGTGGTTAGCCCTGTAGATGCAGTAATTGAGGATGTCGGTTCTATTAATCAAACAAGTGAAATGGTTGTCAAGGGTAAGACTTATTCCATACAAGAAATGTTAGGCAGCCAGGAGACAGTAAATAAATATTTACATGGTACTTATATGATTCTATATTTAAGTCCAAGTCATTACCATCGGATACATAGCCCTATCGAGGGTACCATTGTTAAACAGTGGACGCTTGGCTCAAAGTCATATCCTGTTAATAAAATGGGTCTTAAATATGGTGTTAGGACGTTGGCTAAAAACTATCGAATGATTACAGAAGTGAAAACAGCCAGCGGGCATGTTGCTATCGTGAAAGTGGGGGCCATGTTTGTGAATTCCATTGAAAAAACGCATAAAGGAATGACGCTTCAAAAAGGCGAGGAAATGGCCTACTTTAGTTTTGGGTCTACTATTGTATTATTATTCCAAAAAGAAACCTTTATACTAGATTCTACTATTCATACACCAAAGGACATTAGGATTGGCGAAAGGATTGGAGTCATGGCAGCCCAAAATGGCGGCGCTAATTAG
- the pssA gene encoding CDP-diacylglycerol--serine O-phosphatidyltransferase → MFLLDVFDSTIKKLKSQTANVITLTNLSFGGFAIIFAMEGNLRLSLLLIFIAALADRFDGMAARKFNIESELGKQLDSMSDIISFGVAPALLLYQGILNEFGGPGSFFTVFYIGCGAFRLARFNITESNGYFTGLPITAAGCLATLSFLAIPYLPAQTFLFIIIILSFLMVSPFKLKKM, encoded by the coding sequence ATGTTTTTATTAGACGTTTTTGATTCTACAATTAAGAAACTTAAGTCCCAAACTGCAAATGTTATTACCTTAACCAATTTATCTTTTGGTGGATTTGCCATTATTTTCGCCATGGAAGGAAATTTACGATTAAGCTTGTTATTAATTTTTATCGCCGCATTAGCCGATCGTTTTGATGGTATGGCTGCTAGAAAGTTTAATATTGAATCAGAGCTGGGCAAACAATTAGATTCCATGAGTGATATTATATCATTTGGAGTGGCGCCTGCACTATTACTATATCAAGGAATCTTAAATGAATTTGGGGGACCTGGATCCTTCTTCACTGTTTTCTATATCGGTTGTGGAGCCTTTAGATTGGCTCGGTTTAATATCACAGAAAGTAATGGCTATTTTACTGGTCTGCCGATTACAGCAGCAGGGTGCCTGGCAACATTGAGCTTTTTAGCCATCCCATACCTGCCCGCTCAGACTTTTTTATTCATCATCATCATTTTATCATTCCTAATGGTAAGCCCCTTTAAACTTAAAAAGATGTAA
- a CDS encoding M3 family oligoendopeptidase, which yields MTATTYSDVWNLEVFFKGGSNSAELADHLKVTQELIELFESKVKNWSPFNTAEDKIFLKELLSDFESAGKKLRQAAAFVGCLQAQNTEDKKAYTLESTVTGLSATFQSALSAFDNLLSSINDDVWTLVLEDDFLKELTFSLTERRVRAKEKLSIEEEALISSLGVDGYHSWGQLYDLIVSKIKIPVEENGEVRQLSVGQASNRFSSTDREVRKAVFKSWEQSWNEQSDYLSKTLNHLSGFRLNVYKKRGWEDVLKEPLTINRMEKETLETMWAVISDNKQPLVEYMNRKAKLLGLEKLSWFDLDAPYGKTESKVSYQEGAEFIEQNFALFGEKMSAFAKMAFENQWIEAEDRPGKAPGGFCTGFPESEESRIFMTYSGTPSNVSTLAHELGHGFHSFAMRGVHYLNRGYAMNVAETASTFAEMIVADAAVKNAKDEEEKLALLDDKIQRTVALLMNIHARFLFETRFYEERKRGPVSVETLNELMEGAQKEAYCEALDEYHPLFWASKLHFFITGVPFYNFPYTFGYLFSLGIYAQALEEGKGYEEKYIALLRDTASMTVEELAAKHLQVNLVQKDFWEKAVKICIDDIEEFLQLTENK from the coding sequence ATGACAGCAACTACATATTCAGATGTTTGGAATCTTGAAGTATTTTTTAAGGGCGGAAGCAATTCTGCTGAACTAGCGGACCACTTAAAGGTAACACAGGAATTAATTGAGCTATTTGAAAGCAAAGTGAAAAACTGGTCCCCTTTCAATACAGCTGAGGATAAGATTTTTTTAAAAGAGTTACTATCAGACTTTGAAAGCGCTGGTAAGAAGCTTCGTCAGGCAGCTGCATTTGTGGGATGCCTTCAAGCACAAAATACTGAAGATAAAAAGGCTTATACACTTGAATCAACCGTAACAGGGCTTAGTGCTACTTTTCAATCTGCACTTAGTGCATTTGACAACTTATTATCATCCATCAATGATGATGTTTGGACACTAGTGTTGGAAGATGATTTCCTAAAAGAATTGACGTTTTCACTGACTGAACGCCGCGTACGAGCAAAAGAAAAGCTTTCGATTGAGGAAGAAGCCCTAATTAGTTCACTAGGTGTAGATGGTTACCATAGCTGGGGACAATTGTATGATCTTATTGTTAGTAAAATAAAGATTCCTGTTGAGGAAAATGGTGAGGTAAGGCAGCTTTCTGTTGGGCAGGCATCAAATAGATTTTCTAGCACCGACAGAGAAGTACGTAAAGCTGTATTTAAAAGCTGGGAACAATCATGGAATGAACAAAGTGATTACTTATCGAAAACATTAAATCATCTCTCTGGATTCCGTTTAAATGTTTATAAAAAACGTGGTTGGGAAGATGTATTGAAAGAACCATTAACTATTAATCGAATGGAAAAAGAAACATTAGAAACCATGTGGGCAGTCATTTCTGATAATAAACAGCCCCTTGTTGAATATATGAATCGTAAAGCGAAACTCTTAGGTCTTGAAAAATTAAGCTGGTTTGATTTAGATGCTCCATATGGAAAAACTGAGTCAAAGGTTTCTTACCAGGAGGGTGCTGAATTTATTGAGCAAAACTTTGCTCTTTTCGGTGAAAAAATGTCCGCTTTTGCTAAAATGGCATTTGAGAACCAATGGATTGAAGCCGAAGACCGTCCTGGAAAAGCACCTGGCGGTTTCTGTACTGGATTCCCTGAAAGTGAAGAATCTCGTATTTTCATGACCTATTCAGGTACACCTTCAAATGTTTCCACACTTGCTCATGAATTAGGGCATGGCTTCCATTCCTTTGCAATGAGGGGAGTACATTATCTTAATCGCGGTTATGCCATGAATGTAGCAGAAACTGCATCTACCTTTGCAGAAATGATTGTTGCTGACGCAGCTGTGAAAAATGCTAAGGATGAAGAGGAAAAGCTCGCCCTGCTAGATGATAAAATTCAAAGAACGGTTGCTCTGTTAATGAACATCCACGCTCGCTTTTTATTTGAGACTCGTTTTTATGAGGAAAGAAAGCGCGGTCCAGTATCAGTTGAAACTTTAAATGAACTGATGGAAGGAGCTCAGAAGGAAGCGTATTGTGAGGCTTTGGACGAATATCATCCATTATTTTGGGCATCCAAGCTGCATTTCTTTATCACTGGAGTACCATTTTATAACTTCCCATATACTTTTGGTTATTTATTCTCACTGGGCATTTATGCTCAGGCTCTTGAGGAAGGTAAAGGCTATGAGGAAAAGTATATTGCCTTATTAAGAGATACTGCTTCCATGACGGTTGAGGAATTGGCAGCTAAACATTTACAAGTGAATTTAGTTCAAAAGGATTTCTGGGAAAAGGCAGTAAAAATCTGTATTGATGATATTGAGGAGTTCCTTCAATTAACTGAAAATAAATAA
- the sigK gene encoding RNA polymerase sporulation sigma factor SigK: MAGILTALGYLIKEFLFLVSYVKNNAFPQPLSAADERKYLRLMAEGDSHARNMLIEHNLRLVAHIVKKFENTGEDSEDLISIGTIGLIKAIESYSEGKGTKLATYAARCIENEILMHLRALKKTKKDVSLHDPIGQDKEGNEISLIDVLKSESEDVIDTIQLNMELEKIRKYIDVLDDREKEVIVGRFGLDLQKEKTQREIAKELGISRSYVSRIEKRALMKMFHEFYRAEKERKKKN; this comes from the coding sequence ATGGCAGGGATTCTCACAGCACTTGGTTATCTCATTAAGGAATTTTTATTTCTTGTCTCTTATGTTAAAAACAATGCTTTTCCGCAGCCCCTATCTGCTGCAGATGAAAGGAAATATTTACGGTTGATGGCGGAAGGGGACTCACATGCTCGTAATATGTTAATTGAACATAATTTACGGCTTGTAGCACATATTGTAAAAAAGTTTGAAAATACTGGTGAGGATTCAGAGGATCTAATCTCAATAGGAACGATTGGTTTGATAAAAGCAATTGAGAGCTATTCCGAAGGGAAAGGAACAAAGCTTGCCACGTATGCAGCACGTTGTATTGAAAACGAAATCCTCATGCACCTTCGAGCACTTAAGAAGACGAAAAAAGATGTCTCTTTGCATGACCCAATTGGACAGGATAAAGAAGGTAATGAAATCTCACTGATTGATGTACTCAAATCCGAATCAGAAGACGTTATTGATACCATCCAGTTGAACATGGAACTCGAAAAAATTCGGAAATATATCGATGTCCTTGACGACAGAGAAAAAGAAGTAATTGTCGGCCGTTTTGGCCTTGACCTTCAAAAAGAAAAGACCCAGCGAGAGATTGCGAAAGAATTGGGGATATCGAGAAGCTATGTTTCAAGGATCGAAAAACGCGCACTAATGAAAATGTTTCATGAATTTTATCGTGCTGAAAAAGAACGAAAGAAAAAGAACTGA
- a CDS encoding YrzI family small protein, with translation MTLNILFLSITINKREMSIEEAAHQEQIKKIYEATKDRQISVHRMY, from the coding sequence ATGACCTTAAATATTTTATTCTTATCCATTACCATCAATAAACGTGAGATGAGTATCGAAGAAGCAGCACACCAAGAACAAATTAAAAAAATATATGAAGCAACGAAGGATCGTCAGATATCCGTTCATCGCATGTATTAA
- a CDS encoding YrzI family small protein, which yields MTLNILFFSITVKKRKESLQEAMRNEMVEKLYDQHKDRQVTAYHLM from the coding sequence ATGACTCTTAATATTTTATTTTTTTCGATTACAGTTAAGAAACGTAAAGAAAGTCTGCAAGAAGCAATGCGAAATGAAATGGTTGAAAAGTTATATGATCAGCACAAAGACCGTCAAGTTACTGCTTATCATTTAATGTAA
- a CDS encoding YrhC family protein translates to MDKQTKSLYEKMVDFKQFAVVLLAVGVFFFLGVIIPSDTKSEMDINIMMISSMSFLAVSILLFIQSKQCQLKLMDIEDGKQR, encoded by the coding sequence GTGGATAAACAAACAAAAAGTCTTTATGAAAAAATGGTTGATTTTAAACAATTTGCTGTCGTATTACTCGCTGTCGGTGTATTTTTCTTTTTAGGTGTAATAATTCCATCAGATACTAAGAGTGAGATGGATATAAATATAATGATGATCTCCTCTATGTCCTTTTTAGCGGTTTCGATTTTACTTTTTATTCAATCGAAACAGTGCCAGCTTAAACTTATGGATATAGAAGATGGCAAGCAAAGGTAA
- a CDS encoding bifunctional cystathionine gamma-lyase/homocysteine desulfhydrase: MKRKTKLIHGGISTDPATGAVSFPIYQVSTYKQEGVGGHKGYEYSRTGNPTRFALEELIKDLEGGQAGFAFGSGMAAMTAVMMLFNSGDHVILTDDVYGGSFRVMTKVLNRLGIDSTFVDTSNLNTIVSAIKPNTRAIHLETPTNPLLKITDIEAVANLAKEHGLLTIVDNTFSTPYWQNPIELGADIVLHSATKYLGGHSDVVAGLAVVNSKKLAEDLHFVQNSTGGILGPQDSWLLIRGIKTLGIRMEETEKNTAAIVHFLHEHPAVKKVFYPGLETHPHHAIAKKQVRGFGGMVSFDVGSAENADKLLSKIHYFTLAESLGAVESLISVPARMTHASIPAERRAELGISDGLVRISVGLEDVEDLIDDLKQALE, translated from the coding sequence GTGAAAAGAAAAACAAAATTAATTCATGGTGGTATAAGTACCGACCCGGCAACAGGAGCAGTTTCATTTCCCATTTATCAAGTAAGTACCTATAAACAAGAAGGTGTGGGCGGACATAAAGGCTATGAATATTCAAGAACAGGAAATCCAACGCGATTTGCGCTTGAAGAGCTAATTAAGGATCTTGAGGGTGGTCAAGCAGGATTTGCCTTTGGTTCCGGAATGGCTGCAATGACTGCTGTAATGATGCTTTTTAACAGTGGAGATCATGTGATTTTAACCGATGATGTGTATGGCGGCTCTTTTCGTGTCATGACTAAAGTATTAAACCGTTTAGGTATTGATTCAACTTTTGTTGATACCAGTAATCTCAATACGATTGTCAGTGCGATAAAACCAAATACTAGGGCAATTCATTTAGAAACACCCACAAACCCGCTTTTGAAGATTACTGATATTGAAGCAGTAGCAAATCTTGCGAAAGAACATGGTTTATTAACAATTGTTGACAATACGTTCTCAACACCTTATTGGCAAAATCCTATTGAGCTTGGTGCTGATATTGTTCTTCATAGTGCTACAAAATATTTAGGAGGTCATAGTGATGTCGTAGCAGGCTTAGCTGTAGTTAACAGCAAGAAGCTTGCTGAAGACCTTCATTTTGTCCAGAACTCGACTGGAGGCATATTAGGGCCACAGGACTCATGGTTATTAATACGAGGGATTAAGACATTAGGTATTCGTATGGAGGAAACGGAGAAAAATACCGCTGCAATTGTTCACTTCTTACATGAACACCCTGCAGTAAAAAAAGTATTTTATCCTGGATTGGAAACACACCCACATCATGCAATTGCTAAAAAACAGGTAAGAGGTTTTGGTGGTATGGTATCATTTGATGTGGGAAGTGCAGAAAATGCAGATAAACTATTAAGTAAAATTCATTATTTTACTTTGGCTGAAAGTCTGGGTGCCGTTGAAAGTCTAATCTCTGTCCCAGCCAGAATGACTCATGCTTCCATTCCTGCAGAACGGCGTGCGGAGTTAGGGATTTCCGATGGGCTAGTCAGAATTTCAGTAGGTCTTGAAGACGTTGAAGATTTGATTGACGACTTAAAACAGGCCTTAGAATAA
- a CDS encoding cysteine synthase family protein produces the protein MRIFKNVHELIGHTPIVEISQFPLPNDVRIFAKLEFMNPGGSVKDRLGVELLREAFESGKLQKGGTVIEPTAGNTGIGLALAALNKGVQVILCVPEKFSIEKQELMKALGAKIVHTPTEKGMKGAIAKAEALLKEIPGSYCPQQFGNPANPETYYKTLGPELWEQMDGKINTFVAGAGTGGTFMGTARYLKDQNIDIKTVIVEPEGSILNGGESGPHKTEGIGMEFLPGYMDPDYFDVIHTISDEDAFWFVKELAAKEGLLVGSSSGAAFKAAMLEAESAKVGANIVVIFPDGSERYLSKKIFEGGI, from the coding sequence ATGAGAATATTTAAAAATGTCCATGAATTAATAGGACATACACCTATTGTAGAAATTTCACAGTTTCCTCTCCCAAATGATGTACGTATTTTTGCTAAGCTGGAATTCATGAATCCAGGCGGCAGTGTAAAGGATCGACTCGGTGTAGAACTTTTGCGGGAGGCTTTCGAGAGTGGAAAGCTTCAAAAAGGAGGAACGGTTATTGAACCGACAGCCGGGAATACAGGGATCGGATTAGCGCTTGCTGCTTTAAACAAAGGGGTACAGGTTATTTTATGTGTTCCTGAGAAATTTAGTATAGAAAAACAAGAATTAATGAAAGCTCTTGGAGCGAAAATTGTTCATACTCCTACTGAAAAAGGAATGAAAGGAGCCATTGCGAAAGCAGAGGCTCTTCTAAAGGAAATTCCTGGATCTTATTGTCCACAGCAATTTGGAAATCCTGCAAATCCTGAAACGTATTATAAAACATTGGGACCTGAGCTATGGGAACAAATGGATGGGAAAATAAATACATTTGTTGCAGGCGCAGGTACAGGCGGCACCTTTATGGGTACAGCTCGTTATTTAAAAGACCAAAATATAGACATAAAGACTGTTATTGTCGAACCAGAAGGCTCGATTTTAAATGGTGGTGAATCAGGTCCCCATAAAACTGAGGGAATTGGTATGGAATTTCTTCCCGGTTATATGGACCCAGACTATTTTGATGTCATTCATACAATTTCTGACGAGGATGCATTTTGGTTTGTAAAGGAATTAGCAGCAAAAGAAGGATTATTGGTTGGCAGTTCATCCGGTGCTGCCTTTAAGGCTGCCATGTTGGAAGCAGAAAGTGCCAAAGTTGGTGCGAATATTGTCGTTATATTCCCAGATGGAAGTGAACGCTATCTAAGTAAGAAGATTTTTGAAGGGGGGATTTAG
- the mtnN gene encoding 5'-methylthioadenosine/S-adenosylhomocysteine nucleosidase → MKIAIIGAMEEEVKLLRDNIKGQTQETVAGCEFTFGQMNGAEVILLRSGIGKVNAAMSTTILLEKYKPDCIINTGSAGGFNPELNVGDAVISTEVRHHDVDVTAFGYEYGQVPQLPAAFLADGKLVEVAENAAKELDKFQVVKGLIVTGDSFMEDPERVKFVRSKFDKLQAVEMEAAAIAQVAHRFEVPFVIIRSLSDIAGKESGVTFDQFIDQAATHSASLVMKMVEALG, encoded by the coding sequence ATGAAAATTGCCATCATTGGAGCAATGGAAGAAGAAGTAAAATTACTAAGAGACAATATTAAGGGGCAAACACAAGAAACTGTAGCCGGATGTGAGTTTACCTTTGGACAAATGAATGGAGCAGAAGTGATTTTGCTTCGCTCAGGAATTGGAAAGGTAAATGCGGCGATGTCGACAACCATTTTACTTGAAAAATATAAACCAGACTGCATTATCAATACAGGATCAGCTGGAGGTTTTAACCCAGAGTTAAATGTAGGGGATGCCGTCATTTCTACAGAAGTCCGCCATCATGATGTGGATGTAACTGCCTTCGGTTATGAATATGGGCAGGTACCACAGCTTCCGGCAGCATTTTTAGCAGATGGAAAATTAGTTGAAGTTGCGGAGAATGCTGCTAAAGAACTGGATAAATTCCAAGTTGTTAAAGGGTTAATAGTAACAGGTGATTCATTCATGGAAGACCCAGAGCGTGTTAAGTTTGTAAGATCGAAGTTTGACAAATTACAGGCGGTTGAGATGGAAGCAGCTGCGATTGCGCAAGTAGCACATCGTTTCGAGGTGCCTTTTGTGATTATTCGCTCCTTATCTGATATTGCAGGAAAAGAATCAGGAGTAACATTTGATCAATTTATTGACCAGGCCGCAACCCACTCAGCTTCACTAGTTATGAAAATGGTGGAAGCATTAGGGTAG
- a CDS encoding class I SAM-dependent methyltransferase translates to MGREFLDIFEQWADSYDDSVGGHNREYKEVFAGYEQILEAVKERSMGHVVEFGVGTGNLTKKLFEKGLNITGIEPSVPMRRIAEAKLGTNVKILEGDFLHFPEIINIDTIVSTYAFHHLTDEEKDEAIAKYGKLLSKGGRIVFADTMFESGEDYNNAIVEAKAEGFHNLAKDLETEYYTTIPNLRTILENSGFIVRFKRCNNFVWLMEAEKQ, encoded by the coding sequence ATGGGACGTGAATTTTTAGATATATTTGAACAATGGGCTGATTCATATGATGATAGTGTTGGCGGACATAATCGAGAATATAAAGAGGTTTTTGCGGGATATGAGCAAATATTAGAAGCTGTCAAAGAACGTTCAATGGGCCATGTAGTAGAGTTTGGTGTTGGAACCGGTAACCTGACAAAAAAATTATTTGAAAAGGGATTGAATATAACTGGAATTGAGCCGTCTGTTCCAATGAGGAGAATTGCAGAAGCAAAGCTTGGAACAAATGTGAAAATTCTTGAAGGTGACTTTCTTCATTTTCCTGAAATAATAAATATTGATACTATTGTCTCAACATATGCATTCCATCACCTCACCGATGAGGAAAAAGATGAAGCAATTGCCAAATATGGAAAGCTGCTTTCGAAAGGTGGTAGAATAGTGTTTGCGGATACGATGTTTGAATCAGGAGAAGATTATAATAATGCAATCGTAGAAGCAAAAGCAGAAGGCTTTCATAATCTTGCAAAAGATCTGGAAACAGAATATTATACAACCATTCCTAACTTAAGAACTATTTTAGAAAATAGTGGGTTTATCGTTAGGTTTAAACGCTGCAATAATTTTGTCTGGTTAATGGAAGCAGAAAAACAATAA